The Equus caballus isolate H_3958 breed thoroughbred chromosome 12, TB-T2T, whole genome shotgun sequence genome contains a region encoding:
- the OR5G36 gene encoding olfactory receptor family 5 subfamily G member 36 (The RefSeq protein has 2 substitutions compared to this genomic sequence) — translation MEDKNQTAVTELLFLGLTDHLPEQIVLYIMLLLVYLVTLGGNLGMITLIWIDHSLHTPMYFFLSHLSFVDICSSSSIAPKMLCDTFAEKKGISFMGCAAQMWSFGLFIATECLLLASMAYDRYMAICKPLLYTLLMRQRVCMQLVVGPYATGLISTMTHTTLTFCLPFCGPNIINHFFCDISPLLSFACADTWINKLVLLILAGAIGVLSGLIIMVSYVFILVAVLKIQTADGRQKAFCTCSSHLTAVSILGGTLFFIYVRPGSGSSLDINKPISLFYTVVIPMLNPLIYSLKNKEVKDAFRRRLKGKIL, via the coding sequence ATGGAAGATAAGAATCAGACAGCAGTAACTGAACTTCTTTTCTTGGGCCTCACAGATCATCTTCCTGAGCAGATTGTCCTCTTTATCATGCTTCTCCTTGTCTATCTTGTCACACTGGGGGGTAACTTGGGGATGATCACTCTCATATGGATTGATCACAGCCTCCACACTCCTATGTACTTTTTCCTTAGCCACTTGTCCTTTGTAGATATTTGTTCCTCCTCTTCCATTGCCCCCAAGATGCTGTGTGATACCTTTGcggaaaaaaaaggaatctctTTCATGGGTTGTGCTGCACAGATGTGGTCATTTGGTCTCTTTATTGCAACTGAGTGTTTGCTCCTTGCTTCCATGGCATATGATCGGTATATGGCCATCTGTAAGCCTTTGTTGTATACACTCCTTATGAGGCAGAGGGTCTGTATGCAGTTGGTGGTAGGACCTTATGCCACAGGTCTGATAAGCACAATGACTCACACAACTCTCACTTTTTGCTTACCCTTCTGTGGTCCAAATATTATcaatcacttcttctgtgacatttCACCACTTCTTTCCTTTGCATGTGCAGACACCTGGATTAATAAGTTAGTGCTTCTTATCTTGGCTGGAGCTATAGGAGTACTCAGTGGCCTGATCATCATGGTCTCCTATGTTTTCATCCTGGTGGCCGTCTTGAAGATCCAGACAGCTGATGGGAGGCAAAAAGCTTTCTGTACTTGTTGTTCTCACCTGACAGCTGTCTCCATCCTAGGTGGGACTCTTTTCTTTATCTATGTTCGGCCTGGCTCAGGTTCCTCCCTTGATATCAATAAacctatttctctattttatactGTGGTAATCCCAATGTTGAACCCCCTCATCTATAGCTTGAAGAACAAGGAAGTAAAAGATGCCTTCAGGAGAAGGTTGAAAGGAAAAATTCTCTAA
- the OR5G3B gene encoding olfactory receptor family 5 subfamily G member 3B (The RefSeq protein has 5 substitutions compared to this genomic sequence), which translates to MEDKNQTAMAEFLFLGLTDHLPQQIVLFVMLLLVYLVTLGGNLGMITLIWIDHSLHTPMYFFLSHLSFVDICSSSSIAPKMLCDTFAEKKGISFMGCAAQMWSFGLFIATECLLLASMAYDRYMAICKPLLYTLLMRQRVCMQLVVGPYATGLISTMTHTTLTFCLPFCGPNIINHFFCDISSLLSLACADTWINKLVLLILAGAIGVLSGLIIMVSYVFILVAVLKIQTADERQKAFSTCSSHLAAVFILYGALFLIYVRPGSGSSLDINKSISLFYTVVIPMLNPLIYSLRNKEVKDAFRKKLKG; encoded by the coding sequence ATGGAAGATAAGAATCAAACAGCAATGGCTGAATTTCTTTTCTTGGGCCTCACAGATCATCTTCCTCAGCAGATTGTCCTCTTTGTCATGCTTCTCCTTGTCTATCTTGTCACACTGGGGGGTAACTTGGGGATGATCACTCTCATATGGATTGATCACAGCCTCCACACTCCTATGTACTTTTTCCTTAGCCACTTGTCCTTTGTAGATATTTGTTCCTCCTCTTCCATTGCCCCCAAGATGCTGTGTGATACCTTTGcggaaaaaaaaggaatctctTTCATGGGTTGTGCTGCACAGATGTGGTCATTTGGTCTCTTTATTGCAACTGAGTGTTTGCTCCTTGCTTCCATGGCATATGATCGGTATATGGCCATCTGTAAGCCTTTGTTGTATACACTCCTTATGAGGCAGAGGGTCTGTATGCAGTTGGTGGTAGGACCTTATGCCACAGGTCTGATAAGCACAATGActcacacatctctcacttttTGCTTACCCTTCTGTGGTCCAAATATTATCAACCACGTCTTCTGTGACATTTCATCACTTCTTTCCCTTGCATGTGCAGACACCTGGATTAATAAGTTAGTGCTTCTTATCTTGGCTGGAGCTATAGGAGTACTCAGTGGCCTGATCATCATGGTCTCCTATGTTTTCATCCTGGTGGCCGTCTTGAAGATCCAGACAGCTGATGGGAGGCAAAAAGCTTTCTCCACTTGTTCttctcacttggcagctgtcttcATCCTATATGGAGCTCTTTTCCTTATCTATGTTCAGCCTGGCTCAGGTTCCTCCCTCgatatcaataaataaatttctctattttatactGTGGTAATCCCAATGTTGAACCCTCTCATCTATAGCTTGAGGAACAAGGAAGTAAAGGATGCATTCAGGAAGAAGTTGAAAGGATAA